Proteins co-encoded in one Bacilli bacterium PM5-9 genomic window:
- a CDS encoding hypothetical protein (product_source=Hypo-rule applied), translated as MVINYNVTGAERKRLVAALSNLMGVKAKYLGMPSMAYEVSDFIIDKNGNLELSDKANRTEIERVAGHLASEGFIAEEEISATEGRQTADSEEFGLTVSMPRSNFSEGALENLQALVEAKGELIRHALDVEELPIEISEDEVSFPWFEELPTPEEIKAYTHFISALSEMAINQKRITVKEKEVENEKYAFRCFLLRLGFIGKDYKDERKILLRNLTGSSAFKGGAKNEDN; from the coding sequence ATGGTCATTAACTATAACGTAACAGGAGCAGAAAGAAAAAGGCTAGTCGCAGCCCTTAGTAATCTCATGGGAGTTAAAGCTAAGTACCTTGGAATGCCTAGCATGGCTTATGAGGTGAGTGATTTTATCATCGATAAGAATGGAAACCTTGAACTCAGCGATAAGGCAAATCGCACGGAAATCGAGCGTGTGGCTGGGCATTTAGCCAGCGAGGGTTTTATTGCTGAGGAAGAGATAAGCGCTACAGAGGGCAGACAAACGGCAGACAGCGAGGAGTTTGGCCTTACAGTTTCCATGCCAAGGAGCAACTTTTCTGAAGGCGCACTTGAAAACTTACAAGCACTTGTTGAGGCAAAAGGAGAACTAATTCGTCATGCACTTGATGTAGAAGAATTGCCGATTGAAATTTCTGAAGATGAAGTTTCATTTCCTTGGTTTGAAGAGTTACCAACACCAGAAGAGATTAAAGCATATACCCACTTCATTTCAGCCTTATCAGAGATGGCGATAAATCAGAAACGCATCACGGTGAAAGAGAAAGAAGTAGAAAATGAAAAATACGCCTTCAGATGCTTTTTACTCCGCCTTGGCTTTATTGGAAAAGACTATAAAGATGAGCGAAAAATACTGCTTAGAAACCTGACAGGTTCATCGGCATTTAAAGGAGGAGCAAAAAATGAGGATAATTAG
- a CDS encoding putative phage protein (predicted DNA packaging) (product_source=TIGR01560; pfam=PF05135; superfamily=53448; tigrfam=TIGR01560) — MTLIQKVKANLILEHDADDELLEMFIAAAVSYAESYQHVPENFYSDNPMPPTTEQAIIMLSSHFYESRDGSTGGFFADNVQAGQQVWKTVNLLLRLDRDWKV; from the coding sequence ATGACACTGATTCAAAAGGTAAAAGCAAACTTGATTTTAGAGCATGACGCAGATGACGAACTCTTAGAGATGTTCATCGCCGCTGCTGTCAGTTATGCCGAGAGTTATCAGCATGTACCAGAAAATTTCTATAGCGACAATCCTATGCCACCGACTACAGAGCAAGCCATTATTATGCTCTCCTCTCATTTTTATGAAAGCAGAGATGGCAGTACAGGTGGCTTCTTTGCAGATAATGTGCAGGCGGGTCAGCAGGTTTGGAAAACGGTCAACCTACTATTAAGACTCGATCGGGATTGGAAGGTGTAA
- a CDS encoding hypothetical protein (product_source=Hypo-rule applied; cath_funfam=3.40.50.1000; pfam=PF16468), giving the protein MTSKIKEQILAIRDSGETNMFDVRKVQEIALREGYDELLIYLADNVGAYSRFILTGKEE; this is encoded by the coding sequence ATGACAAGTAAGATAAAAGAGCAGATTCTTGCCATTCGAGATTCTGGTGAAACCAATATGTTTGATGTGCGAAAAGTACAGGAAATCGCTCTGAGGGAAGGATATGACGAGCTACTTATTTACCTTGCAGATAACGTTGGTGCCTATTCCCGGTTCATTCTGACCGGTAAGGAGGAATAA
- a CDS encoding DNA (cytosine-5)-methyltransferase 1 (product_source=KO:K00558; cath_funfam=3.40.50.150,3.90.120.10; cog=COG0270; ko=KO:K00558; pfam=PF00145; superfamily=53335; tigrfam=TIGR00675): protein MDKLTLGSLFDGSGGFPLGGLISGITPVWASEIEPFPIRVTTKRLPFIKHYGDISTMDGSKIEPVDIITFGSPCQDLSIAGKRDGLDGKRSSLFYEAIRIVKEMRCATDGKKPRYIVWENVPGAFSSNKGEDFRCVLEGICHIKDETLSVPKIDKWKQAGSIVGDHFSLAWRVLDAQYWGVPQRRKRIFLVADFAGGGAGEILFKSEGLSGYSKKSIRSWQGTASNFADSIGATGTICLNDQGGERMDVTTDITCTLRAKSNHPPCIMDSAVFDNHGKDTRFTGPIDVAPTISATYGTGGNNQPFVVENSKTYDVRFTSEGTVNARSNVYESDTARTIDTSGNAPDSNQGGIAVVESYGLQGSMIGRADKNGPQGAGVNEELSFTLNTVDKHAVVYAIDRESFNCGQNYARNLGITEDGINSTLKAQGPSAVATPTYSSSKASFFTDAKLELANTLVATDYKDPPLINDNDGIDYTVRRLTPSECARLQGFPDWWCSDLGIETPTTDDLRIWYDIFETFRKATGAYTKPKTLKQIKKWLRNPHSDSAEYKMWGNGVALPNVCFVLSGIVWFTQLEVKS, encoded by the coding sequence ATGGATAAACTAACCCTTGGCAGTCTTTTTGACGGCTCGGGTGGTTTTCCTTTAGGCGGTTTAATTTCTGGTATTACCCCAGTATGGGCATCGGAGATTGAACCGTTTCCTATAAGGGTGACAACGAAAAGGCTGCCTTTTATAAAACATTACGGCGATATCTCAACCATGGATGGCAGTAAGATAGAACCGGTAGATATTATTACTTTTGGCTCACCTTGTCAGGATTTATCCATAGCAGGTAAGCGTGATGGCTTGGATGGTAAACGTTCAAGTCTTTTTTATGAGGCCATCCGAATTGTAAAAGAAATGAGGTGTGCTACAGATGGCAAAAAACCAAGATATATTGTCTGGGAAAACGTCCCTGGGGCCTTCTCATCAAACAAAGGAGAAGATTTCAGATGTGTCCTTGAAGGCATCTGCCACATCAAGGATGAAACCTTATCAGTTCCTAAGATTGATAAGTGGAAACAGGCAGGAAGTATTGTGGGAGATCATTTCTCCCTTGCCTGGCGAGTACTTGACGCTCAATACTGGGGAGTTCCCCAACGAAGAAAACGTATCTTCCTTGTCGCAGATTTTGCAGGTGGGGGTGCCGGAGAAATACTATTTAAGTCAGAAGGCTTGTCTGGGTATTCTAAAAAGAGCATCCGCTCGTGGCAAGGAACTGCCAGCAACTTTGCAGACAGCATTGGAGCGACAGGCACAATCTGCTTAAATGACCAAGGCGGAGAACGCATGGATGTGACAACCGATATCACTTGCACTTTAAGAGCGAAATCAAATCATCCTCCTTGCATCATGGACTCTGCAGTTTTTGATAATCACGGAAAGGATACACGTTTTACTGGACCGATAGATGTTGCTCCTACGATTTCAGCGACCTATGGAACAGGCGGCAACAATCAACCATTTGTTGTGGAGAATTCTAAGACTTATGATGTGCGATTTACCTCGGAAGGAACTGTAAATGCCCGTTCCAATGTTTACGAAAGTGATACGGCAAGAACCATTGATACGTCGGGTAATGCACCGGACAGCAATCAAGGTGGTATTGCAGTGGTGGAATCTTATGGTTTACAAGGTTCTATGATAGGACGGGCAGATAAGAATGGACCTCAAGGTGCTGGTGTGAATGAAGAGCTTAGCTTTACTCTAAATACCGTAGATAAACACGCTGTGGTCTATGCCATTGATAGAGAGTCATTTAATTGCGGTCAAAACTATGCTAGAAACCTAGGAATTACTGAAGACGGAATTAATTCAACACTGAAGGCACAAGGCCCCAGTGCTGTTGCAACTCCTACCTATTCATCCAGCAAGGCATCGTTTTTTACAGATGCCAAATTGGAACTGGCCAATACACTAGTTGCTACCGACTACAAAGATCCGCCACTTATCAATGATAATGACGGGATAGATTATACGGTGAGAAGACTAACTCCATCTGAGTGTGCAAGACTGCAAGGTTTTCCAGATTGGTGGTGCAGCGATTTAGGCATAGAGACCCCAACGACGGATGACCTTCGGATTTGGTATGACATCTTCGAAACATTTCGTAAAGCAACGGGAGCTTACACCAAACCTAAGACACTAAAGCAAATCAAGAAGTGGCTTAGAAACCCTCATTCAGATTCTGCAGAATATAAGATGTGGGGTAATGGAGTAGCCCTGCCCAATGTATGTTTTGTCCTATCGGGCATTGTTTGGTTTACACAATTAGAGGTGAAATCTTAA
- a CDS encoding hypothetical protein (product_source=Hypo-rule applied; pfam=PF14192; superfamily=50037), with protein sequence MRIISKERLQNLREKYPVGCRVELLRMDDIQAPMIGTKGTVIGVDDIGSIMVSWDTGSSLSVVFGEDLCRRVEDDK encoded by the coding sequence ATGAGGATAATTAGTAAAGAACGGTTACAAAATCTTCGTGAGAAGTACCCTGTAGGCTGCCGAGTAGAATTACTAAGAATGGATGATATTCAAGCTCCAATGATTGGCACAAAAGGAACAGTCATAGGTGTTGATGACATCGGCTCCATAATGGTGTCTTGGGATACAGGCTCCAGTTTATCCGTAGTCTTTGGAGAAGACCTTTGCAGGAGGGTTGAAGATGACAAGTAA
- a CDS encoding HK97 family phage portal protein (product_source=TIGR01537; cog=COG4695; pfam=PF04860; tigrfam=TIGR01537), whose protein sequence is MGFLSSIFKARDKPTDRAVSSNYTFLMGSSTAGKTVTERSALQMTAVYSCVRILAEAVAGLPLHLYRYTDNGGKEKAIDHSLYRLLHDEPNAEMSSFVFRETMMTHLLLWGNCYAQIIRNGKGEVVGLYPLMPNRMSVHRDESGQLYYLYTRGADDVNSTKGMTVKLSTSDVLHIPGLGFDGLVGYSPIAMAKNAIGLAIATEEYGAKFFANGAAPSGVLEHPGTIKEPGKVREAWQSQFGGSANSNKIAVLEEGMKYTPISISPEQAQFLETRKFQINEIARIFRVPPHMVGDLEKSSFSNIEQQSLEFVKYTLDPWVVRWEQTLARTLFTPEEKKKYFFRFNVEGLLRGDYASRMSGYATARQNGWMSANDIRELENLDRIPAEDGGDMYLVNGNMLPLTKAGAFANTNEDGKEEDLDEEQDILAMEEPSKRTRRTSS, encoded by the coding sequence TTGGGATTTTTATCATCCATTTTTAAGGCAAGAGATAAGCCTACTGATAGAGCGGTGAGTTCCAACTATACCTTTTTAATGGGTTCAAGCACAGCAGGTAAAACAGTGACCGAGCGGTCGGCACTTCAAATGACGGCCGTATACTCTTGTGTTCGGATATTAGCTGAAGCAGTAGCAGGGCTTCCTCTGCACCTTTATCGTTATACAGATAATGGTGGCAAGGAAAAAGCAATTGACCATTCCTTATATCGACTTTTGCACGATGAACCAAATGCTGAGATGAGTTCCTTTGTGTTTCGAGAAACAATGATGACTCATCTTTTATTATGGGGGAATTGTTATGCGCAGATTATTCGCAATGGCAAAGGTGAAGTTGTAGGACTCTACCCCTTGATGCCAAATCGGATGTCAGTTCATCGAGATGAGAGTGGGCAGCTCTATTACTTATATACCAGAGGTGCAGATGATGTGAACAGCACAAAGGGTATGACAGTAAAACTTAGTACCTCCGATGTACTTCATATTCCCGGACTCGGGTTTGATGGACTGGTTGGCTACTCCCCGATTGCGATGGCTAAAAATGCGATTGGTCTAGCCATTGCAACAGAGGAATATGGAGCCAAGTTCTTTGCCAACGGTGCGGCTCCAAGTGGTGTGTTGGAACATCCGGGAACGATTAAAGAACCTGGGAAAGTCAGAGAGGCTTGGCAGTCACAATTTGGTGGCAGTGCCAATTCCAATAAAATAGCCGTGCTTGAAGAAGGAATGAAATATACACCGATTTCCATTTCACCAGAACAAGCACAATTCCTTGAAACAAGGAAGTTTCAAATCAATGAAATTGCTCGGATTTTCAGAGTCCCTCCTCACATGGTAGGCGACCTTGAGAAGTCGAGCTTTTCTAATATTGAGCAACAATCCCTTGAGTTTGTGAAATACACCTTAGACCCGTGGGTAGTGCGTTGGGAGCAAACCCTAGCCCGCACCCTTTTTACACCGGAAGAAAAGAAAAAATACTTCTTTAGATTCAATGTGGAGGGTCTTCTTAGAGGAGATTATGCCAGTCGTATGAGCGGGTATGCCACAGCAAGGCAGAATGGTTGGATGAGTGCCAATGATATTAGAGAACTTGAAAACCTAGACCGTATACCTGCAGAGGACGGTGGTGACATGTACCTTGTCAACGGCAATATGCTCCCACTTACAAAGGCAGGTGCATTCGCAAATACAAACGAGGATGGAAAGGAGGAAGACTTGGATGAAGAACAAGATATTTTGGCGATGGAAGAACCAAGCAAGCGAACAAGAAGAACGAGTTCTTGA
- a CDS encoding hypothetical protein (product_source=Hypo-rule applied): MSILADLQVALESLDVPIETGMFSDTAPGKYMVIVPMSDSFDLHSDNLPCIDVQEARISIYSKGSYTALKNQVVQLLLASSFTITARSYIGFEDDTGYYHYNVDVAKHYEIGGN, encoded by the coding sequence ATGAGCATTCTAGCAGACTTACAAGTCGCTTTAGAATCACTGGATGTTCCAATAGAAACAGGTATGTTTTCGGATACTGCCCCTGGTAAGTACATGGTGATTGTTCCGATGAGCGATAGCTTTGACCTTCATTCGGATAATCTACCATGCATTGATGTTCAAGAGGCACGGATTTCAATTTATAGCAAGGGCAGTTATACAGCGTTAAAAAATCAAGTGGTGCAGTTATTGTTGGCTTCCAGTTTTACCATAACCGCACGCAGCTACATCGGCTTTGAAGATGATACGGGCTATTACCACTACAACGTGGATGTAGCCAAACATTATGAAATAGGAGGTAATTAA
- a CDS encoding hypothetical protein (product_source=Hypo-rule applied) → MDYNTKNYTEQGGDKTVIAGTLEIKEGATVTGLPSSFTLAENQAPSVAEDISSLVADFNALLSKLKTAGLMEAD, encoded by the coding sequence ATGGATTACAACACAAAAAACTACACCGAACAAGGCGGAGATAAAACCGTCATCGCAGGAACGTTAGAGATTAAGGAGGGAGCAACCGTAACAGGTCTCCCTTCTTCTTTTACTCTTGCAGAAAACCAAGCACCTAGTGTGGCAGAAGATATTTCGAGTTTAGTTGCTGATTTTAATGCATTGCTTTCAAAGCTAAAAACAGCAGGACTCATGGAAGCTGATTAA
- a CDS encoding ATP-dependent Clp protease protease subunit (product_source=KO:K01358; cath_funfam=3.90.226.10; cog=COG0740; ko=KO:K01358; pfam=PF00574; superfamily=52096) yields MKNKIFWRWKNQASEQEERVLELYGTIAEESWFDDDVTPQMFRNELFSGKGPITLWINSPGGDCIAASQIYTMLMDYPDEVTVKIDGIAASAASVIAMAGTKVLMAPTALMMIHNPATITMGDHEDMKRAIEMLDEVKESIINAYEIKTGVSRIKLSHLMDAETWMNANKAIELGFADDVLKDEKQSEPTFSAYAFSRKAVATNLLNKIAEKTIPIKAEETLKPQGRSIDELKERLLIIKKYM; encoded by the coding sequence ATGAAGAACAAGATATTTTGGCGATGGAAGAACCAAGCAAGCGAACAAGAAGAACGAGTTCTTGAGCTTTATGGAACAATCGCTGAAGAAAGCTGGTTTGATGACGATGTGACCCCACAGATGTTTAGAAATGAACTCTTTAGCGGAAAAGGACCCATCACCTTATGGATTAACTCACCGGGTGGAGATTGCATTGCCGCAAGTCAGATTTATACCATGTTGATGGATTACCCAGATGAGGTAACCGTCAAGATTGATGGGATTGCAGCATCTGCCGCCTCTGTCATTGCCATGGCAGGAACAAAGGTACTGATGGCTCCTACAGCGCTCATGATGATTCATAACCCAGCAACCATCACGATGGGTGATCATGAAGACATGAAACGAGCGATTGAGATGTTAGATGAGGTGAAAGAAAGCATTATCAATGCCTATGAGATTAAGACTGGAGTATCTCGCATCAAATTATCCCATCTCATGGATGCTGAAACCTGGATGAATGCCAACAAAGCCATAGAACTTGGCTTTGCAGACGATGTGCTAAAGGATGAGAAACAATCCGAACCCACTTTTTCTGCCTATGCGTTTTCTAGAAAAGCAGTGGCTACGAATCTGCTAAATAAAATTGCAGAAAAGACAATACCAATCAAGGCAGAGGAAACTCTAAAACCACAAGGGCGCTCAATTGATGAACTCAAGGAGCGTCTTTTGATTATCAAAAAATATATGTAA
- a CDS encoding HK97 family phage major capsid protein (product_source=TIGR01554; cath_funfam=3.30.2320.10; cog=COG4653; pfam=PF05065; superfamily=111479,56563; tigrfam=TIGR01554), with protein MTITEMRNKRKKLIETMDGFLDTHKTKNGTLSAEDDKTYKTMEDEITELTNEIHRMERREAIEAELEKPVSKPIIENPMNGRLDNSEIKTGRAADSYKTAMLSALRSNFRNVSNVLQEGVDADGGYLVPEEYDTRLIDGLKDENIIRKLGHTITTSGERKINIAATKPAAAWIDEGEALTFSDATFSQINLDAHKLHVAVKVTEELLYDNAFQLENYIIEEFYKALANAEEDAFINGNGTGKPLGILAASGGAEVGVTTASATAITADEVINLVYSLKRPYRKNAVFILNDQTIAALRKLKDGNGAYMWQAALVAGEPDKLLGYPVYTSAYMPTIEAGAKTIIFGDLSYYNIGDRGSRSFAELRELFAGNGMVGFVAKERVDGKLVLPEAIKVLQQKA; from the coding sequence ATGACGATTACAGAAATGCGTAACAAGCGCAAAAAGCTCATTGAAACAATGGACGGGTTCTTGGACACTCATAAAACCAAGAATGGCACATTGTCCGCAGAAGATGATAAAACCTACAAAACCATGGAAGATGAGATCACTGAACTCACGAATGAAATCCATCGCATGGAAAGACGTGAAGCAATCGAGGCTGAACTTGAAAAACCTGTCAGCAAGCCAATCATTGAAAATCCGATGAATGGTCGACTGGATAACAGTGAAATTAAAACTGGCCGAGCAGCTGATTCTTATAAGACAGCAATGCTTTCAGCTCTTCGTTCAAACTTCCGTAATGTATCCAATGTCCTGCAAGAAGGTGTTGATGCTGATGGTGGATATCTGGTTCCAGAAGAGTATGACACGAGACTGATTGATGGGCTGAAAGACGAAAATATCATCCGTAAGTTAGGCCATACCATTACCACATCTGGTGAGCGAAAAATCAATATAGCGGCCACAAAACCTGCGGCTGCATGGATTGATGAGGGTGAGGCACTGACCTTTAGTGATGCAACCTTCTCTCAAATCAATCTGGATGCCCACAAACTTCATGTAGCCGTAAAGGTTACTGAAGAACTACTTTATGACAATGCGTTCCAACTTGAGAATTACATCATTGAGGAGTTTTATAAGGCTCTGGCTAATGCCGAAGAAGATGCCTTTATTAATGGTAATGGTACAGGAAAACCACTGGGTATTCTAGCTGCAAGTGGTGGAGCTGAAGTCGGTGTGACCACAGCATCTGCAACGGCGATTACTGCTGACGAAGTGATTAACCTAGTGTATTCACTGAAGCGTCCTTACCGTAAAAATGCCGTGTTCATTCTAAATGACCAGACCATAGCGGCACTTAGGAAACTAAAGGACGGTAACGGAGCCTATATGTGGCAAGCAGCTCTTGTTGCAGGTGAACCAGATAAACTACTTGGCTATCCTGTTTATACATCTGCTTATATGCCTACCATTGAGGCAGGTGCTAAGACCATTATCTTTGGCGATTTGTCTTACTACAATATCGGTGATCGTGGTTCTCGTTCCTTTGCAGAACTTCGTGAGCTGTTTGCAGGTAATGGCATGGTCGGTTTTGTAGCTAAAGAACGTGTGGATGGCAAGTTAGTACTACCTGAAGCAATCAAGGTTCTTCAGCAGAAAGCCTAA
- a CDS encoding HK97 gp10 family phage protein (product_source=TIGR01725; pfam=PF04883; tigrfam=TIGR01725), whose product MAKVDIKMPDDFLLKIAKLGSDFDPVAEKVLKAGGEVVFKRTKSNLSAVIGKGTKHESRSTGELEKALGVTSVRLDRNGNHNIKIGFSEPRSDGESNAKLANILEYGKHGQPAKPFLKPAKSASKSECISVMKSTFEEEVKKI is encoded by the coding sequence TTGGCAAAAGTTGATATTAAGATGCCCGATGATTTTTTGCTCAAGATTGCAAAGCTTGGATCTGACTTTGACCCTGTTGCCGAAAAGGTGCTAAAAGCAGGTGGCGAAGTCGTTTTCAAACGAACGAAGAGCAATCTTTCTGCTGTAATCGGTAAAGGTACAAAGCATGAATCACGATCAACGGGTGAATTAGAAAAGGCACTCGGTGTCACTTCAGTCAGGCTAGATAGGAACGGAAACCACAATATTAAAATAGGTTTTTCTGAACCAAGGTCTGATGGAGAGAGTAATGCAAAACTAGCAAATATTCTTGAATACGGCAAACACGGTCAGCCTGCAAAACCTTTTTTGAAACCAGCTAAAAGCGCATCAAAGTCTGAGTGTATCTCAGTAATGAAAAGCACCTTTGAAGAGGAGGTCAAAAAGATATGA
- a CDS encoding hypothetical protein (product_source=Hypo-rule applied), translated as MWKEGSIKVHDSIIHYWVKCYEKSSKLGIDKGRISKLMLKRKEEIIANYDRGWDIEPVDEDAEIALAILLLEHN; from the coding sequence GTGTGGAAAGAAGGTAGCATTAAAGTTCATGATAGCATTATCCATTATTGGGTAAAGTGCTATGAGAAAAGCTCGAAACTTGGCATTGACAAAGGACGCATCTCAAAGCTGATGCTTAAGCGCAAGGAAGAGATTATTGCAAATTATGACCGAGGCTGGGACATTGAGCCTGTGGATGAGGATGCAGAAATTGCACTTGCAATCTTATTATTAGAACACAACTAA
- a CDS encoding phage terminase large subunit-like protein (product_source=COG4626; cog=COG4626; pfam=PF03354; superfamily=52540) → MTAIRKLKKYKPTPFMAKDSIYDKDAADYAVNFIECLSHTKGKWSGKPFELIDWQEQIIRDLFGTLKPDGYRQFNTAYIEIPKKMGKSELAAAVALLLTCGDGEERAEVYGCAADRQQASIVFEVAADMVRMSPALSKRVKILSATKRIIFQPTNSFYQVLSAEAYSKHGFNIHGVVFDELHTQPNRKLFDVMTKGSGDARTQPLYFLITTAGSDTKSICYETHQKAKDLMEKRKIDPTFYPVIYGADESDDWTDPKVWKKANPSLGITVGIDKVKAACESAKQNPAEENAFRQLRLNQWVKQAVRWMPMDRWDKCAFAVNEEDLLGRVCYGGLDLSSSIDITAFVLVFPPLDEDDKYIILPYFWLPEETLSARVNRDHVPYDVWEKQDHLKTTEGNVVHYGFIEKFIEELGEKYNIREIAFDRWGAVQMVQNLEGMGFTVVPFGQGFKDMSPPTKELMKLTLEEKVAHGGHPVLRWMMDNIFVRTDPAGNIKPDKEKSSEKIDGAVATIMALDRAIRCGNDTSASVYDNRGILFI, encoded by the coding sequence GTGACCGCAATCAGAAAGCTCAAGAAATATAAACCAACTCCTTTTATGGCAAAGGACTCTATCTACGATAAAGATGCTGCAGATTATGCGGTCAACTTTATTGAGTGTTTAAGTCATACCAAGGGGAAATGGTCTGGAAAACCATTTGAACTGATTGATTGGCAAGAGCAAATTATCAGAGATCTCTTTGGAACACTGAAACCAGATGGCTATCGGCAGTTTAATACAGCCTATATTGAGATTCCTAAGAAAATGGGGAAATCTGAATTAGCGGCAGCTGTCGCATTACTGCTTACCTGTGGTGATGGCGAAGAAAGAGCCGAGGTTTATGGATGCGCTGCAGACAGGCAACAGGCGTCCATCGTATTTGAAGTGGCTGCTGATATGGTACGTATGAGCCCGGCTCTAAGTAAACGAGTTAAAATCTTATCGGCAACAAAGCGGATCATTTTTCAACCGACTAACAGTTTTTATCAAGTGCTTTCAGCAGAGGCTTATTCAAAGCATGGTTTTAATATTCATGGTGTTGTTTTTGATGAGTTGCATACGCAGCCCAACAGAAAACTCTTTGATGTCATGACCAAAGGTTCTGGTGATGCCAGAACGCAGCCTCTTTATTTTCTGATCACCACGGCAGGATCTGATACAAAATCAATCTGCTATGAAACCCATCAGAAAGCCAAAGACCTCATGGAGAAAAGAAAGATTGACCCTACTTTTTATCCGGTAATTTATGGAGCAGATGAGTCCGATGATTGGACAGATCCGAAGGTGTGGAAAAAAGCTAATCCAAGCCTTGGCATAACGGTAGGGATTGATAAGGTAAAAGCCGCTTGTGAATCAGCCAAGCAAAACCCTGCAGAAGAGAATGCCTTTAGACAGTTAAGACTTAATCAGTGGGTCAAACAGGCGGTTCGCTGGATGCCAATGGACAGGTGGGATAAATGTGCCTTTGCCGTAAATGAAGAGGATTTACTTGGAAGGGTATGCTATGGCGGACTAGACCTTTCTAGCTCCATTGATATTACTGCCTTTGTATTGGTGTTTCCTCCCCTAGATGAGGATGATAAATACATCATTCTTCCCTACTTTTGGCTGCCAGAAGAAACTCTAAGTGCCAGGGTCAACCGTGACCATGTTCCCTATGATGTCTGGGAAAAGCAGGATCACCTTAAAACAACCGAAGGAAATGTAGTTCATTACGGTTTTATTGAGAAGTTTATTGAAGAACTTGGCGAAAAGTACAATATTCGTGAGATTGCCTTTGACCGTTGGGGAGCCGTACAAATGGTTCAAAACCTAGAAGGCATGGGTTTTACTGTTGTCCCCTTTGGTCAAGGATTTAAGGATATGAGTCCACCGACTAAGGAACTGATGAAACTAACGCTAGAAGAAAAGGTTGCTCATGGTGGGCATCCTGTACTTCGTTGGATGATGGATAACATTTTTGTTCGAACAGACCCGGCAGGCAACATCAAGCCGGACAAGGAAAAATCATCAGAAAAGATTGATGGTGCAGTGGCAACGATTATGGCTCTTGATCGAGCGATTCGTTGTGGCAATGATACGAGTGCTTCGGTTTATGACAACCGAGGCATTCTCTTTATATGA
- a CDS encoding head-tail adaptor (product_source=COG5614; cog=COG5614; pfam=PF05521): MENGQPTIKTRSGLEGVNIESEVLVVSFGKMNGFADIKVVTKTKDSEGFATTSETVIASIRVYREGRHGSERWANLATFSEATDLFRFRAIPGVEVTTEHFIECDGERFDITSVENVKGRGMYTEVLAKKVVSSIGKS, encoded by the coding sequence TTGGAAAACGGTCAACCTACTATTAAGACTCGATCGGGATTGGAAGGTGTAAACATTGAAAGCGAGGTACTGGTTGTGAGTTTCGGAAAAATGAATGGATTTGCTGATATTAAGGTAGTCACAAAAACAAAAGACAGTGAAGGATTTGCGACAACATCAGAAACCGTGATTGCTTCGATTCGAGTCTACCGGGAAGGGCGTCATGGCAGTGAACGCTGGGCTAACCTAGCTACTTTTTCAGAGGCTACAGATTTATTCAGGTTTCGTGCGATTCCAGGAGTCGAGGTCACGACAGAACACTTTATTGAGTGTGATGGAGAGCGTTTTGATATTACCTCGGTAGAAAACGTAAAAGGTCGAGGTATGTATACAGAAGTTTTGGCAAAGAAGGTGGTGAGCAGTATTGGCAAAAGTTGA